A DNA window from Brassica napus cultivar Da-Ae chromosome C1, Da-Ae, whole genome shotgun sequence contains the following coding sequences:
- the LOC111210894 gene encoding protein NARROW LEAF 1-like, which translates to MRQPGSSGQHCEFTAASYFSWPTSSRLSNAAEERANYFSNLQKEEDEEEEVSPEPASSEPKGQRATTLLELMTIRAFHSKILRCYSLGTAIGFRIRRGVLTDIPAIIVFVSRKVHKQWLSPLQCLPTALEGAGGIWCDVDVVEFSYFGEPDHQPTPKQTFTTDIVDHLQGSDPFIGSGSQVASQETCGTLGAIVRSQTGGRQVGFVTNRHVAVNLDYPSQKMFHPLPPALGPGVYLGAVERATSFITDDLWFGIFAGTNPETFVRADGAFIPFADDYDLSRVTTSVKGGVGEIGEVKAIELQSPVGSLVGKQVVKVGRSSGLTTGTVLAYALEYNDERGVCFLTDFLVVGENHRSPFDLEGDSGSLIVMKGEEENARPIGIIWGGTGSRGRLKLKVGESPESWTTGVDLGRLLTHLQLDLITTDEGLKAAVQEQRAASTTGMSSMVADSSPPYVNLKKEKRSPEEKLEASLGPLQVQHIDLEERIETKGGPPSVEHQFMPSFSGQCSVSAWPETAREDLVAGLANGGCDGDLCVGLRLGEGDNGGKRRRTEMTKDRMRPAE; encoded by the exons ATGCGTCAGCCAGGATCATCAGGTCAACACTGTGAGTTCACGGCAGCGTCTTACTTCTCATGGCCGACTTCAAGCAGGCTGAGCAACGCTGCGGAGGAGAGAGCCAACTACTTCTCAAACTTGCAGAAGGAGGAGGATGAGGAGGAAGAGGTTTCTCCTGAACCAGCTTCCTCCGAGCCCAAAGGACAACGAGCCACTACTTTACTCGAGCTCATGACCATAAGAGCCTTCCACAGCAAGATCTTGCGCTGTTACAGTCTTGGAACCGCCATAGGGTTCCGGATCAGAAGAGGAGTTCTCACGGATATACCTGCTATCATTGTGTTTGTGTCTCGGAAAGTGCATAAGCAGTGGCTTAGCCCTCTTCAGTGTCTTCCTACTGCACTTGAG GGAGCAGGAGGGATATGGTGTGATGTAGATGTGGTGGAGTTTTCATATTTTGGAGAACCTGATCATCAGCCTACTCCTAAACAAACATTCACCACTGATATTGTTGATCATCTCCAAGGGTCTGATCCCTTCATTGGATCTGGCTCTCAG GTGGCAAGCCAGGAGACTTGTGGGACTTTAGGTGCAATAGTGAGAAGTCAAACAGGAGGCAGACAAGTTGGGTTTGTGACTAACCGCCATGTTGCTGTTAACTTAGACTACCCAAGCCAGAAGATGTTTCATCCTCTCCCTCCTGCACTTGGCCCTGGTGTCTACCTTGGAGCCGTTGAGAGAGCCACTTCCTTCATCACGGATGATCTTTGGTTTGGCATTTTCGCTGGCACCAATCCAG AGACGTTTGTGAGAGCAGATGGAGCATTCATCCCCTTTGCAGACGACTACGACCTGTCACGTGTCACAACCTCTGTCAAAGGTGGAGTAGGAGAGATTGGAGAGGTCAAAGCCATTGAGCTGCAGTCACCAGTTGGGAGTTTAGTAGGGAAACAGGTGGTGAAAGTTGGAAGAAGCTCTGGCTTGACTACAGGAACTGTTCTGGCTTATGCTTTGGAGTACAATGACGAGAGAGGTGTCTGCTTCCTCACTGACTTCCTTGTTGTTGGGGAGAACCATCGCAGTCCCTTTGATCTTGAAGGAGATAGCGGGAGCTTGATAGTGATGAAGGGAGAGGAGGAGAATGCGAGGCCTATTGGGATCATATGGGGAGGCACTGGAAGCCGTGGGAGGCTGAAGCTTAAAGTGGGTGAGTCTCCAGAGAGCTGGACTACTGGAGTTGATCTAGGAAGACTTCTTACACATCTTCAGCTTGATCTAATCACCACCGATGAAGGGCTGAAAG CGGCAGTGCAAGAGCAACGAGCTGCTTCAACAACGGGAATGAGCTCAATGGTTGCAGACTCATCACCTCCGTATGTGAATctcaagaaagagaagagaagccCTGAGGAGAAGTTAGAGGCGTCGTTAGGACCTCTTCAGGTGCAACACATTGATCTTGAAGAGAGGATAGAGACAAAAGGAGGCCCTCCGAGTGTGGAGCACCAGTTCATGCCTAGCTTCAGCGGTCAGTGTTCTGTGTCTGCTTGGCCTGAGACTGCTAGAGAGGATCTTGTTGCCGGTCTTGCAAATGGTGGATGCGATGGGGATTTATGTGTAGGACTGCGTTTAGGAGAAGGGGACAATGGAGGTAAACGCAGACGCACTGAGATGACCAAGGATAGAATGAGACCCGCTGAATAG
- the LOC111210896 gene encoding protein Iojap, chloroplastic, with amino-acid sequence MASSTVLNVAGALLSGDFRLPFLSSQRLRKSSSSASMFRLSNGDLSAPYTCSWRLSRDKALTNSKSFAVGREAEDGFLSNVSEDSDEMFDDLFNKYGKVVYKSDDLKSPTAEVDDDAESLAFAVEMAKVASEVKAGDIKVLFVKPLVYWTRFFIIATAFSRPQIDAIGSRMRDMAEKKYGKVANGDVKPNAWTLLDFGDVVIHLFLPPQRTFYNLEDFYGNAMSVPLPFEDQTPPRS; translated from the exons ATGGCGTCTTCAACCGTTCTCAACGTCGCCGGAGCTCTGCTTTCCGGAGATTTTCGTTTACCATTTTTGTCCTCTCAAAGACTCAGAAAGAGTTCTTCTTCTGCTTCCATGTTTCGCCTCAGCAATGGAGATCTATCGGCACCATATACTTGCTCTTGGCGACTATCCAGAGACAAAGCTCTAACGAACTCGAAGAGCTTTGCTGTGGGAAGAGAAGCTGAAGATGGCTTCCTCTCG AATGTAAGTGAAGACAGTGACGAGATGTTCGACGACTTGTTCAACAAATATGGGAAGGTTGTTTACAAGAGCGACGATCTCAAGTCTCCAACAGCTGAGGTTGATGATGACGCAGAGAGTTTAGCAT TTGCTGTTGAAATGGCTAAAGTTGCGAGTGAGGTGAAAGCTGGAGACATTAAGGTCCTCTTCGTGAAGCCTCTCGTCTACTGGACTCGGTTTTTCATCATAGCCACTGCGTTTTCCCGACCTCAAATCGATGCAATCGG GTCCAGGATGAGAGACATGGCTGAGAAGAAGTACGGGAAGGTTGCTAATGGAGATGTGAAGCCAAATGCATGGACGTTGTTGGATTTTG GAGATGTGGTGATCCATTTATTCTTGCCTCCGCAAAGAACGTTCTATAACTTGGAAGATTTCTATGGGAATGCAATGTCGGTTCCACTTCCTTTTGAAGATCAGACACCACCTCGAAGCTGA